DNA sequence from the Candidatus Aegiribacteria sp. genome:
ATCCCGATCTTATCCTTGCCGATTACAGCCTGCCGGGTTTCAGCTGTATAGATGCTCTTCTTATTCATCAGGATGTCTCACCTGACATACCGCTGATACTCTTCTCCGGAACCATCGGTGAGGAAAAGGCAGTTGAGTGTATAAAACTCGGCGCTGTCGACTACGTTCTGAAAGACAATCTTGTCAGGCTTGGCTCTGCTGTGAAAAGAGCGCTGGATGAAGCTGAATTACGCAAGGAAAAAAAACACACCGAGATGAAGCTACGGAAGAGCGAGGCCCAGAAACAGGCCCTTCTCGACGGTTCCCCCGATATGATAATCCTGCTGGATACGGATCTTAAAGTAC
Encoded proteins:
- a CDS encoding response regulator translates to MASAERISGKIGGSIIDEKTLRLLILEDKRDDAELAIKHLEREGFDIEHSIVDTENSFREALKTDPDLILADYSLPGFSCIDALLIHQDVSPDIPLILFSGTIGEEKAVECIKLGAVDYVLKDNLVRLGSAVKRALDEAELRKEKKHTEMKLRKSEAQKQALLDGSPDMIILLDTDLKV